A genome region from Methanobacterium subterraneum includes the following:
- a CDS encoding AAA family ATPase → MKLNNITPDPIVSEKKTSTGLEEIRKETKMVVLQSIGYPFLCNLVENPKIEIFDNELFELYAREQWVGSTVKEGSFLFDQKLLPDFAFKVIKAHPDDSRITQNTSILLMEVEEVREIKKVESNFKMDDVIGQERAKTKCKIITKYLREPETFQEWAPRNVLFHGTPGTGKTMLAKSLSHEMQVPLFLVKATSLIGEHVGDGARQIHDLFDAASACAPAVIFIDEIDAIGLDRKYQSLRGDVSEVVNALLTELDGINPNLGVVTIGATNNPQLLDYALRSRFEEEIEFVLPDEDERKQILELYINSMPLPVETDVKKLARLSKGMSGREIKDRLLKVALHKAISEDQGKVTWENFQYALKHHEKEKNEPKNMFA, encoded by the coding sequence TTGAAACTCAACAACATAACTCCTGACCCAATTGTATCTGAAAAAAAGACCTCCACTGGTCTGGAAGAAATCAGGAAAGAAACCAAGATGGTGGTACTACAATCTATTGGTTACCCCTTCCTGTGCAACCTGGTGGAGAACCCTAAAATCGAAATATTCGACAATGAACTTTTCGAACTCTACGCCCGGGAACAATGGGTAGGTTCCACAGTAAAGGAAGGATCATTCCTTTTTGATCAAAAATTACTACCTGATTTTGCGTTTAAGGTTATTAAAGCCCACCCTGATGACTCCCGCATAACCCAAAACACTTCCATACTCTTGATGGAAGTGGAAGAGGTTCGTGAGATCAAAAAGGTGGAAAGCAACTTTAAAATGGATGATGTTATTGGCCAGGAACGGGCCAAAACCAAGTGCAAGATCATCACCAAGTACCTCCGGGAACCAGAAACCTTCCAGGAATGGGCACCCCGTAACGTTCTGTTCCACGGAACTCCCGGTACTGGGAAGACCATGCTGGCTAAATCACTATCCCATGAAATGCAAGTTCCCCTCTTCTTGGTTAAAGCCACCAGCCTAATAGGAGAACATGTGGGTGATGGAGCACGCCAGATCCACGACCTTTTCGATGCAGCTTCTGCCTGTGCCCCGGCAGTGATCTTCATTGACGAGATAGATGCCATAGGCCTGGACCGTAAATACCAGTCCCTTAGGGGTGATGTTTCCGAGGTGGTCAATGCCCTATTAACAGAACTGGACGGCATCAATCCCAACCTGGGGGTGGTAACCATTGGGGCCACCAACAATCCACAGTTACTGGATTACGCCCTTCGGAGTCGGTTTGAAGAAGAGATTGAATTTGTTCTCCCTGATGAGGATGAAAGAAAGCAGATCCTGGAATTGTACATAAATTCTATGCCTTTACCAGTTGAAACTGATGTAAAAAAACTAGCCCGCCTTTCCAAGGGTATGTCTGGCCGGGAAATAAAAGATCGTCTCTTAAAGGTGGCACTGCACAAGGCGATCTCGGAAGACCAGGGCAAAGTGACCTGGGAAAACTTCCAGTACGCACTGAAACACCATGAAAAAGAGAAAAACGAACCTAAAAATATGTTCGCTTAA
- a CDS encoding DUF4013 domain-containing protein — protein sequence MKLKVILNDAMRFAVSDWYNFLVLGVILLLVDHLIDLSAPSLIDGLWDIFLVLVIIFLSFIEVGYGFRIVEETVEGSSRPPGFHNLRNLFWHGIKESLVLIAYFIIPLILAVFGISEFVELINLDLSPLITDYALVLAIIFFLCFNIMLQGAILTMAHHEGSIRSGFNLPLVFRKIRKVGLKNMLIVSIITIVVLYIVKQIIFDTLHGLPYPESMVSEIISTLIIAPFLMIFTTRLVGLMDVPVDEE from the coding sequence ATGAAATTAAAGGTTATTTTGAATGACGCAATGCGGTTTGCTGTTTCTGATTGGTATAATTTTCTAGTTCTGGGGGTAATACTGCTTTTAGTTGATCATCTCATTGATTTAAGCGCTCCTTCATTGATCGATGGGTTGTGGGATATCTTCCTAGTCTTGGTTATTATCTTTTTGTCCTTCATTGAGGTGGGATATGGTTTCCGTATTGTGGAAGAAACAGTGGAAGGATCTAGTCGGCCACCAGGTTTCCATAATTTAAGGAACTTGTTCTGGCACGGAATTAAAGAAAGTTTAGTCTTAATTGCTTACTTTATCATCCCCCTCATCCTGGCTGTTTTTGGCATTTCAGAGTTTGTAGAACTGATTAACTTAGATTTAAGCCCATTAATCACAGATTATGCATTAGTTCTTGCCATAATATTTTTCCTTTGTTTTAATATTATGTTGCAAGGGGCAATTCTAACCATGGCTCATCATGAGGGCAGCATTCGATCCGGATTCAACCTACCCCTGGTTTTTAGGAAGATAAGAAAAGTAGGATTGAAAAATATGCTCATAGTTTCAATAATCACCATCGTGGTGCTCTACATTGTAAAACAAATAATCTTTGACACCCTACATGGACTCCCCTACCCGGAGTCCATGGTGAGTGAAATTATCTCTACCCTTATAATTGCACCATTCCTGATGATATTCACCACCCGTTTGGTGGGATTAATGGATGTACCTGTTGATGAAGAATGA
- the hemA gene encoding glutamyl-tRNA reductase, translating into MILNIRIDHKTADINKIEESTSKMDEIFAKMQEEHHVQEFIQIKTCNRAEIYLVMDECSLDYQWNGLVVEKNEKALEHVLKLSCGLESMIIGEDQILGQLKEAYKSSVKTSCCGQVLGTVFTKAIHVGQAVRKKTRINQGSVSIGSAAVNLAESVLGDLKCKKVLVIGAGKMGTLVAKALVEKHLKAIVVANRTYDRAVCLAKELGGSAIHFDRLSRAMEDADVVISATGAPHTILTAEKLKAAVPPENLEKMVMIDIANPRDIDEDVGDLGVRLYNIDDLRGIADKNKKMRESEAEEAEKIIAEELELLEKSLRHLEVEPVIAQIRSQAEAIRLRETEKAIRKLGDIDGKEKVVDDLTKVVVDRVFLNIIHNLKEAAEHDDKAVLKTAKYIFKNNRL; encoded by the coding sequence TTGATTCTTAACATCCGGATCGACCATAAAACCGCGGATATCAACAAGATAGAGGAATCCACCAGCAAGATGGATGAAATATTCGCGAAGATGCAGGAGGAACACCATGTGCAGGAGTTTATCCAGATAAAAACCTGTAATCGTGCTGAAATCTATTTGGTCATGGATGAATGTTCCCTTGACTATCAGTGGAACGGTCTGGTGGTTGAAAAAAATGAAAAAGCACTTGAACACGTCCTAAAACTTTCCTGCGGATTAGAATCCATGATCATTGGCGAGGATCAAATACTGGGCCAGTTGAAAGAAGCATATAAATCCAGTGTTAAAACCAGTTGTTGTGGTCAGGTTTTAGGTACAGTCTTCACCAAAGCCATTCATGTGGGGCAGGCAGTGCGGAAGAAAACACGAATCAATCAGGGTTCGGTTTCCATAGGTTCGGCAGCTGTTAATCTTGCAGAATCAGTTCTGGGAGATCTTAAATGTAAGAAAGTACTGGTTATTGGGGCCGGTAAAATGGGAACCCTGGTGGCCAAGGCACTGGTGGAAAAACATCTCAAGGCCATTGTAGTGGCTAATCGTACTTACGACCGGGCAGTTTGCCTGGCCAAAGAATTGGGAGGAAGTGCCATCCATTTTGATCGTCTTTCAAGGGCCATGGAGGATGCAGACGTGGTTATTAGTGCTACTGGAGCACCCCACACCATTCTTACTGCTGAAAAATTAAAGGCTGCAGTTCCCCCTGAGAATCTGGAGAAGATGGTGATGATAGACATCGCCAATCCAAGGGATATTGATGAAGATGTTGGTGATTTAGGTGTTAGACTCTATAACATTGATGACTTACGTGGAATAGCCGATAAAAATAAAAAAATGAGGGAGTCTGAGGCAGAAGAAGCTGAAAAAATCATTGCTGAAGAGTTGGAACTCCTGGAAAAATCTCTCAGACACTTGGAAGTTGAGCCGGTTATTGCCCAAATACGTTCCCAGGCTGAAGCCATCAGGCTGCGGGAAACTGAGAAGGCAATTCGAAAGTTGGGGGATATAGATGGTAAGGAAAAGGTGGTTGATGATCTTACCAAGGTAGTGGTGGATCGGGTGTTTCTGAACATAATCCACAATCTTAAAGAAGCTGCAGAGCATGATGATAAAGCTGTTTTAAAAACTGCAAAGTATATTTTTAAAAATAACCGATTATAA
- a CDS encoding precorrin-2 dehydrogenase/sirohydrochlorin ferrochelatase family protein, which yields MGWTPLYLEMQDKNVLVVGAGEVGQRRARRFLDSGANVIVSGGHIPPELRELGAIYQPRSELPKWIKWADLVVVASGDPQLNQKVSELAKDKLINRADYPEEGNIIVPSSFSIKDVQFSIFTQGKSPLMARELRKRIQAVIHEEDILKMELQHFTRQLLKEKMHGQKNRRDYLYQILNDKKINELLDKGELEEAQAYVSFLLETPD from the coding sequence ATGGGCTGGACTCCCCTCTACCTGGAGATGCAGGATAAAAATGTTCTGGTGGTGGGAGCAGGGGAAGTTGGCCAAAGAAGGGCACGACGTTTCCTGGATTCCGGGGCCAATGTGATTGTAAGTGGAGGTCATATCCCCCCTGAACTAAGAGAATTGGGAGCTATCTACCAACCACGTTCAGAACTTCCAAAATGGATAAAATGGGCTGATCTAGTGGTGGTGGCCAGTGGCGATCCCCAGTTAAACCAGAAAGTATCTGAACTGGCTAAAGATAAACTCATAAACCGTGCTGACTATCCTGAAGAGGGTAACATCATTGTTCCCTCCTCTTTTTCCATCAAAGATGTGCAGTTTTCCATTTTCACACAGGGTAAAAGTCCACTCATGGCCCGAGAACTGCGAAAACGTATACAGGCCGTGATTCATGAAGAAGACATTCTAAAGATGGAATTACAGCATTTCACCCGCCAGTTACTGAAAGAAAAAATGCATGGTCAGAAAAACCGGCGTGATTATCTATACCAAATCTTAAATGATAAGAAGATTAATGAACTTTTAGATAAGGGTGAACTGGAGGAAGCTCAAGCTTACGTCAGCTTTCTTCTGGAAACCCCTGACTGA
- a CDS encoding methanogenesis marker 9 domain-containing protein, whose amino-acid sequence MVWEDSPSHVCRGGDKRALTFCCPPVKPCPIVFALEEAGITPQEYIEIKEKFGAKTRLGEGDGTCFGSLVWCCKPSKPCPLRDMVLRRMDMSHEEYMDLKHQLSQELVGHEPTDNEESIKALADAFDVPEEEASQVLSECGNDLKTAMKVLRMKNLEL is encoded by the coding sequence ATGGTCTGGGAAGATTCACCATCACATGTGTGTCGAGGGGGAGACAAAAGAGCATTGACATTCTGCTGCCCTCCTGTTAAACCTTGTCCTATTGTGTTCGCTCTTGAGGAAGCAGGAATTACACCTCAAGAATACATTGAGATTAAAGAAAAATTCGGAGCAAAAACCCGTCTTGGTGAGGGAGATGGAACCTGTTTTGGATCCCTGGTATGGTGTTGCAAACCATCCAAACCCTGCCCTCTAAGGGACATGGTACTGCGCAGAATGGATATGAGTCATGAAGAGTACATGGATTTAAAACACCAGTTATCACAGGAACTGGTAGGTCATGAACCAACCGACAATGAAGAGAGCATTAAAGCCCTTGCTGATGCCTTTGATGTTCCTGAAGAAGAGGCATCTCAAGTTCTTTCCGAATGCGGTAACGACCTGAAAACTGCCATGAAGGTTCTTAGAATGAAAAATCTGGAGTTATAG